In the Oncorhynchus tshawytscha isolate Ot180627B linkage group LG17, Otsh_v2.0, whole genome shotgun sequence genome, gctatgtaaaaatgtatgatgACTATCCAGTTATTCATTTGTATTTCACTCACAGGGAGGTGGACCCCTTGGACTTCTTAACTCAACAACAGTAGTCCAGCAATAGATACGATAAAACGATAGCCCTGATGTCACGAAGAAGTTGCTCAATGTTCTACCGTAGTTGGAGTCTACCTATCGAGAGTAGGTCACAAGGTACGGGCTTTGACTGAATGCATATGGTGGAAAGTAGATACTGAAACAAGCCAATGGGCTGGTTATTTTTCCCTGATCACGGGACCTGCTTTACACTTTTCCCTATAACTGAACGCTACTGAGCCGCCATAGGGCCTTGAGTTTTCCCTCTTCCTGATCAGGAaaaaaatctgaccataatcaGCCGTAGCATCACTGCAATTTACACCACACACTTTGCATTGATCAATATGGACAtaagcacaggaggctgctgagtgaatagaatggcatcaaacacatggaaaccatatatttaccatatattttatgtatttgataccattccactgactcTGCTCCATCAATTACCATCGATTACCAACCTCCTGTGAGacataatacattattattaCTTAACTGTCTGGATAGAATTGAGGCATGCAGCTATGTTCTGATCATATTGATGCCCATAGGCCTAAGAGGTCTGCTGAACTATGGCCTGTCATGCTGTGTGAATGCTCTGCTGCAGTCCTTCTCTGCCACCTGGGAACTGGTAGATCTGCTAGAAGGGTAAGCCAGGTGGCAGGTTACAATACTTTGCTATTAAGAATCAACACGTAACAAAGACATTAGTTAGCTTACTGGTAGTTATCAGGCTGCTTGTGGGAAAGCATTGAGTGCTTGGAATGTTATGTTCTTAGGTGGAACCCAGTTGACAAGGAGAGTGTCCCTTTGTATCTGAGGAAGGTGCTGCTAGCCATGCAGAGTGACCAATCCCAGCCTGCTCCTCATAAAGACTTCCTGCACTGCCTGGACAGAAATTACATCCGCAGTATGAGTAGTCTGTCATtacataaaaaatttaaaaattatGAATTACAAAGAATATCATTTTACTGTCTAACTTTAACATTGACAAGAATGTGTTTCTCAGACAATGTTCAGCAGGATGCAGATGAGGTATTCCTTTCCATTTTAAACCTTATCCAACAACAGATGAGTGACAAGGCCTTGGTATGTACTACTTAAATTGACATAATATTAGATCAACTAAAAAATAACAACAGGGACACCCAACAAAAAGCATGTTGGAGATGATACGATAGGAAGcttctctgtctgtgttctccatcCCCAGGCTCAGGAGATTCAGTCTCTGTACAAGGTTACCGTGGAGACATACCTTCAGTGTCTAGAATGTACATACATCGAAACTGGGACCAGCTTTCTACTCAGCCTCCCCATGCACATAAGGGAGAGCCATGTCTCCCTGGTGAGGGTTCCCTCAAACTTGGCTCGACTTTTCTCTTATATTGGGATTCTATTCAGTACTTAGCACGGAATGTTACATTGCTCTATTTGATAGCTGTCAAAGGGAGGATGTGGTTTGTTTAAAATGAAAATTTAGTCTCTGTGTCTTTCCTATTCTGTGGTCTTCCAGGAGGACTGCATACGGTTCTTCTTCGAGCTTCAGGAGCTAAGGGATGGAGATAAGTGCTACTGTGAAAGGTGTGGAGAGAAGAAGCCATCCAAACAGGTCAGTTCTTTCTAACTGAAGGGATGTTCCATTGTAGAGACTCTTGTGATTTGCCTGTTAACTTAATTACTCCATTTTGTTCTTTCTTATGTAGGGCTTCAAACTCATCTCCCTGCCCCCTGTCTTGTGTCTTCACCTGAAGAGATTCCGTAATTCCCATGGTTACACCAGGAAACTACACTGCAAAGTCACCTTCCCAGAAACCctgaacatttctgagatcttgaCAGTAGAGGCACTGTCAGAACGTTATGCACAGGTAGATAGGCAGATGTTTACAATTTTTGTTTGAGGTATGCTAATATACAACATTATGCACATAAAACAATTACACATGGGCCTCTATataaacacaattacattttatcacAACATCATTGGAGGGAAATAGTACAGCTGTACTGACGgacatcaaattgtatttgttcgTTCTTTCAGAGTGACAGCCAGTACAGTTTGTGTGCAGTCATAGTGCACTCCGGCGATGCCATGTTTGGACACTACACAGCATACCTTCGTCACAAGGACCAGAGCTGGTACCACGCTAATGATAGTTCTGTACGGCAGGTAAGAGAAAATGAGCGGAAGAATGTTTACACCACTCAGCAAGTTTGTATTACACCTATAGGTTTTTTGGTATCATTAAAAGTAACTTaacatttacacaaacacagGTTAGCTGGAAGGAAGTACAGAACACCTATGGAGGAAGTCAAAGGTAAGGTTTTAACACAACATGACTTCTCTTTAGAATGACAAC is a window encoding:
- the LOC112216982 gene encoding ubl carboxyl-terminal hydrolase 18 translates to MSRRSCSMFYRSWSLPIESRSQGLRGLLNYGLSCCVNALLQSFSATWELVDLLEGWNPVDKESVPLYLRKVLLAMQSDQSQPAPHKDFLHCLDRNYIRNNVQQDADEVFLSILNLIQQQMSDKALAQEIQSLYKVTVETYLQCLECTYIETGTSFLLSLPMHIRESHVSLEDCIRFFFELQELRDGDKCYCERCGEKKPSKQGFKLISLPPVLCLHLKRFRNSHGYTRKLHCKVTFPETLNISEILTVEALSERYAQSDSQYSLCAVIVHSGDAMFGHYTAYLRHKDQSWYHANDSSVRQVSWKEVQNTYGGSQREGTAYMLLYRRTPEGKQQEWSSG